GGGTTTCTTGTAACGGTGTGTACCCTTGGAATTTGCTATCCTTGGAGCTTTGTGATGATTTATAAATGGGAAGTTGAACACATGGTCATCGAAGGCCGTCGTCTACGATTTGAAGGTACTTCTATCGGGCTGTTCGGCAACTGGATCAAATGGTGGTTGCTGTGTGTTATTACCTTAGGTATCTATTCGTTCTGGCTGTCTATTAAGCTCAGACAATGGAAGGCAAAACACACTTACTTTGCATAATGCCAAGCGCGTTGGAATTTGAAGACCGCCCTTGACTCCGTTGAGCAGGGCGGTTTTTGGCGTTCTATGTCTTATTCATGACTAGAAGTAAGAGAAATAAGGGAGTTCTTTGCCTGAAATGAGTGTTTCCGGTAATTCAGGTACGTTATGAAATGCAAAATGCCAGATGTATGGGTTACTCTTCACTTCGTTCCACTAAAAATGCATACGCCACCTGGCTACCAGCATCACACCTCCAATTCGTCTCCAATTCGTCTCCAATTCGTCCCCAATAAAAAAATGTTATGATTGGTACAGAAAAAGAGCAAATAAAAAACCCTTGAATATCAAGGGTTTGGCGTTTTAGAAAATGGCGCGCCCGATACGATTCGAACGTACGACCTGCAGTTTAGGAAACTGTCGCTCTATCCTGCTGAGCTACGGGCGCGCGTCAGCGAATACCATTATAACAGAAATCGGCGCTTGAGAAAAGGCTGTTGCGTGCCTGAACCCGGAAGAATAAAACTTTCAGATTCTGGAACAGAAGGGAATCCCGTTATAAAAAGGGAAAACTCGAAAGTTGTCGATTTTTTCACCGGAATCGTGTCGAAACGTCGACAGCTTTTTACAAACTCCTTTCTTGGGACGGGTTATAATAAATATGTTACCGATTGAATGCCGCATCATGATGGGAGCGATGTTCGAAGCGCTATGAAGGATAAACTAAGGCTGCTCGATGAGCTGCAAGCGCTTCGTTTAAAACTGATGGAAGCTGCTGAAGCTCGAGGAAGTTTAACCGATCCGGAGGTGCTGGCTATTAGCGAGGCGGCGGACGAGCTGATTGTTACGCTGCAGCAACTGCAAAAAAATGAAATGCACCGTAAGTG
This genomic window from Paenibacillus humicola contains:
- a CDS encoding DUF898 family protein, whose amino-acid sequence is MNANAAAHGGVVQYPGQVGTGSYFDGGLAQLIGWRIAGFLVTVCTLGICYPWSFVMIYKWEVEHMVIEGRRLRFEGTSIGLFGNWIKWWLLCVITLGIYSFWLSIKLRQWKAKHTYFA
- a CDS encoding aspartyl-phosphate phosphatase Spo0E family protein — encoded protein: MKDKLRLLDELQALRLKLMEAAEARGSLTDPEVLAISEAADELIVTLQQLQKNEMHRK